The Spirulina subsalsa PCC 9445 region TTGCCGAACATCCCATAACGATATTGTCCAAATTGGGTCATGTTGTAGGCGATCGCTAAATTGCGTAAGCGCAACACTTCGGGGATGGAAATCCTTTCAGGACAAGGCAAACAGGCGTAACATTGCCGACATAAATCTGTCCCTAATTGTTCTTCTAAGACTCGTTCTAACCGTTGTTGGATTTCCCGCAATTGTGCGGCATCCCCGGCGTTGAGTTGTAATACGAGGTCTAAATCTTGGGGTTGGGCAGCCCCTACACTTAGGGTCGTAATCCGAGGATCCCCTAGGAGGAATTGATAGTTAAAGACCATGGGAGAGAGGGGAGAACAAAGTTGTGTTAACTGTTCTGGGGGTTGGTACAGTTGCCCGCCTTTATCGAGGGGGGAGATAATAAACACGCCTAAATCTTGTTCTTGGGCGAGGTCTAAAATGGGGGCGTTGCGTTGGAAAAAATAGTAGTAGTGGAGATTGACGAAGGAAAAGGCTTGGGTTGCGATCGCCTGTTGAATAAGCTCTAGAGGGCCATGAGTCGAAAAACCGACAAATTTAACCTTTCCGGCTCGTTGTGCGGCTTCTAGCACGTCTAAACAGCCTTTGGGGGCGCAAATCCACTGTAGATGCTCCGGGGTATTGATCCCATGAATGGCTAAACCGTCTACATAGTCTACCTGTAAACGGGAGAGGGATTGGTCTAACTGGGTTTGAAACTGTTTCGGGTCGGGGTGGGGGGGAATTTTGGTCGTGATGTAGAGTTGTTCTCGGGGCAGGGGGAGTCCAGTGTGTAGCGATCGCCCTAAAAACACCTCACTTTGTCCATACCCTTGGGCTGTTTCGAGATGATTAATTCCCCCGGCAATAGCACGATGTAACGTTTGGTGGAACGGCTCAAAACCGGACAAACAACGCATTGTCCCCAAGGAAAAAACCGACAAAGGGAGTTCTGTTTTGCCGAAGCGCCGATAGTCCATAATCGGTTTAGGAGAATATCCTGTTAGGATTCACTACTTTGATGGCGATCGCGCTCAATAAAATCCTCCGGTCGTAAATTGGCGATAAAATTCCGAAAGGCTTCCCGTTCTTCCTCATCCGCATCCCGATCCACCGGGATAGAAGCATCGGCAATGACTTCCTCCATCACCCAGATCGGACTGCCCGTGCGGAGGGCTAAGGCGATCGCATCACTGGGACGGCAATCTACCTCTCTCGTTTCCTCCCCCTTCGTCAGACACAACACCGCATAGAACGTATTATCTTGTAGGGAGTGAATCACCACTTTAGAAAGGGACATCTCCCAAACATCCAGAATATTGCTTAACAGATCATGAGTTAAAGGGCGAGGTGGTCGTTGGTTTTCCAGCGCACCCATAATCGACTTAGCCTGTTCCTGTCCAATATAAATAGGCAAAGCACGCCGATCAGAACCGTCCTTGAGCAACACAATCGGACTACGGGTAACAGCATCTAAAGCAATGCCAGCAACTTTCATTTCAATCATGGGCTTTTCATCTCTAAAATACAGTTCGTCTCAGAGTTGAACTCTAGGCGTAGGGTTGACCCCCCATTTAAACCCAGTTGTGACCGTAATAGCCAAAGTATAGCAGTCCTCCATAGCCTAAACCACTTTCTTCAACTTGGGGGATTGTGGCCGGAAATTGATAATTTATAATTAATAACTGTTGAACATGGTGCGTCAAGACTACAGTAGGGGTAACATGAATTTCCCCTACTCAACCCAAGTCATTAGGTTTGACCAACTGACTACTCCTTACGAATTACTTTCTGATGGTCGAGTTTATTACATCCTCCTCTCCCGTCCTTGCTATCCTAGAAACTGCTCTCACTGAGATTGCTAGCACCCCCGAAGAACTAGAACAAGATGCCTCCGCCCTGAGCGGGGCCATTCAAATCCTAGGGCGACATAATTTATTGGCCTTACGAGTTCCCCAACGCTACGGGGGGCGGGAATTGGGGGATTTGGATTGGTTTTGTTATCAAGAGGCGATCGCAAAGTATTCCGGAACCCTCGCCTTTGTGCAAACCCAACAACAAACCGCCGCCGCCTTCCTAGCCGGAGGAGAAAATAACCCCTTAAAACAACAACATTTAGCCCAAATCAGCCAAGGGCATCTAGCACTAGGCGTAGGGTTTGCCCACTTACGCCGAGAAACCCCCCCCTTAAAAGCCATACCCACCCAAAGCGGTTATCTCCTCACCGGACAGATTCCTTGGCTAACCGGAGTCAACATTTTCACCCAGGCCATCATTGCCGCCACCCTCCCCGACACCACCATCCTCCTCACCATCATCCCCCTGCAAACCACCACCCAAACCACCGGAGGCTCTCTTACCCTCTCCCCTCCCTTAAACCTCGCCGCCATGTCCGGAAGCCACACCGTCCAAGCCGATTTACAGCAGTGGTTCGTCCCCCATAACCAAGTCATTAGTCATAAACCCGCCAACTGGTTAACTCAAAAAGACCAACAAGGCATTCTCAACCCCACCCCCTTAATTTTAGGCTGTGCGCAAGCCGGATTAGCCATCCTTGAACAAGCCCGGCACAAACAAGACTCCCCCACCCTACATCACACCCTACAAAAACTAACTCACAACGTCCTAGAGTGTCGCCAAACCATCCGAGAAGCCCAACAATGCGCCCATTATCCCCTCGAAGAGAAGTATAACCTCCGCGCCCGTGCCATCCACCTAGCCACCCGTTGCGCTCATGCAGCAGTGATTGTCTCCAGAGGAACAGCCAATCTCTCCACCCATCCCGCCCAAAGGATTTATCGGGAAGCCCTAGTCTTCACCGTAACCGGACAAACAACAGCCATTTTAGACGCAACCTTACGCCAACTGATTAGCTGATAAAACCGGACGTTACAGAATAAGTATTCTTGTCCTAAAAGCTTGCTAGACTGAAAAAGACAATTCACCCCTCACCCAGAGGAGATAATTTCTATGACCATTTCCTTGGATTGTGAGATTTTCTATCCCGACAGTGATGGTCAGCCCATGGCAGACAATACCTTACAATTTCGCTGGATTGTCTTGATTAAAGAAAACCTAGACCTGCTTTTTGCTGACCAGCCCGATGTTTTTGTAGCGGGTGATTTACTCTGGTATCCCGTAGAAGGCCACCCGGAAATCCGCGTCGCTCCCGATGCTCTCGTAGCATTTGGTCGCCCCAAAGGAGAGCGAGGGTCTTATAAACAGTGGGAAGAAGGGAATATTGCCCCGCAAGTGGTCTTTGAAATTCTATCTCCCGGCAATCGTTCAGGGGAAATGAGCAAAAAGCAGCAATTCTATGATGATTATGGGGTAGAAGAATATTATATTTACAACCCAGACCGGAACAATTTACAAGGATTTTGTCGTACAGAGGCAGGATTGAGAGGGATTGAAGAAATCCAAAACTGGACAAGTCCCCGTCTAGGGATTCGGTTTGTTGTAACGGCGACCACATTGGAACTGTATCGTCCCGATGGGCGAGGATTCCTGAGCTTTTTGGAGTTGGAACAACGAGCGGAACAAGCTGACCAGAGGGCAGAACAAGAACGGCAACGAGCGGAATAGGAACGTCAACAAGCTCAACAAGAGCGCCAACGAGCGGAACAAGCTGACCAGAGGGCGGCACTGGAACGCCAACGAGCGGAACAAGCTGACCGAAGGGCAGAACAAGCTGACCGAAGGGCAGAACAAGCTGACCAACGGGCAGAACTGGAACGCCAACAAGCTGAACAGGAGCGCCAACGAGCCGAACGATTAGCGGCACAACTGAGAGCGTTAGGCATTGACCCGGAAAACTAAACCCTAGATAATCAGTATTCTTGTCCTAAAGGTTTGCTAGACTAAAAAAGACGATTCACCCTCATCCAGAGGAGATAATTTCTATGACCATTTCCTTGGATTGTGAGATTTTCTATCCCGACAGTGACGGTCAGCCTATGGCAGACAATACCCTACAATTTCGCTGGATTGTACTGATTAAAGAAAACTTAGACCTGCTCTTTGCTGACCAGCCCGATGTTTTTGTAGCCGGAGATTTACTCTGGTATCCCGTAGAAGGACACCCAGAAATCCGAGTCGCTCCCGATGCTCTCGTAGCATTTGGTCGCCCTAAAGGAGAGCGAGGGTCTTATAAACAGTGGGAAGAAGGGAATATTGCCCCGCAAGTGGTCTTTGAAATTCTCTCCCCCGGCAATCGTTCAGGGGAAATGAGCAAAAAGCAGCAATTCTATGATGATTATGGGGTAGAGGAATATTATATCTACAACCCAGACCGGAACAATTTACAAGGATTTTGTCGTACAGAGGCAGGATTGAGAGGGATTGAAGAAATCCAAAACTGGACAAGTCCCCGTCTAGGGATTCGGTTTGTTGTAACGGCGACCACATTGGAACTGTATCGTCCCGATGGGCGAGGATTCCTGAGCTTTTTGGAGTTGGAACAACGAGCGGAACAAGCTGACCAGAGGGCTGAACTGGAACGCCAACGGGCGGAACAAGCTGACCGAAGAGCCGAACAAGCTGACCAGAGGGCTGAACTGGAACGCCAACAAGCTGAACTCGAACGCCAACGAGCCGAACAAGCTGACCAGCGTGCCGAACAAGCTGACCAACGAGCCGAGCGATTAGCGGCACAACTGAGAGCGTTAGGCATTGACCCTGAAAGCTAACCCCCAGTGGATAAGTATGTTTGATGATTGGTCACGGATATTTTAGGAGTTGGTGTGATCAATACTTGTTCTGTGAGGTGTCCGTCTTCCATTTCCACAATACGATCGGCTACGTCCAAAATCCGGTCATCGTGGGTGACAAGCAGAATGCTACAGCCTTGTTCTTGCGCTAGTTTCTGCATTAATTCGACTACATCTCGGCCGGATTTACTATCGAGGGAGGCGGTGGGTTCGTCGGCTAGGACTAATTTGGGGTGGCTGACTAAAGCACGAGCAATGGCGACTCGTTGTTTTTGACCTCCTGAAAGTTGGGCAGGATAGTAGTTAACATGATCTTCTAATCCGACGGCTTTTAAAATCTCAATGGAACGCTGTTTGGCTTCTTTTTCGCTGTAGGGATGGAGTTCAATGGACATCTGGACGTTTTGGCGGGCGGTGAGGGAATTCAGCAGGTTATGGGCTTGAAAAATATAGCCGATGTTGCGGCGAATTTTCACCATCTGGCGGCGGTTTGCGCCGACTAATTCTTGACCAAGGACTTTCAGACTTCCACTATGGGGCGATCGCAATCCTCCCATTAAGGTGAGTAATGTGGTTTTTCCAGAACCTGAGGGACCTTTCATAATCACGATTTCCCCGGAATAGAGGATTAAGTGAATATTAAACAGAATTTGTTTTTTCAGTGCGCCCTGACCAAAGAAAAAATCTAGATTGTGGATTTCTATAATGGGCTTCATTAGTCTAGGAGAGTTAACTTACAGCAAAATAGTAGGATAATTGGATCGTTACGGGATCATGATCTTGAGCCAGGGGATATGTTAAACCGGGGGATAAAAGGACTCCAAAACGATGAATTTATGGTTGCGCGGGATAAAAAAAAGCCGATGGGTTATTTTAGGATTTATCTTGGGAATTTCCGTATTTTTGCGGTTGACTATTCCCTCGTTCGCTCACAGTAGTTTAACTCAGTGCCATTATAAAAATCAACCCCTCTATGGCAAGGTCAAAATTGTTGAAAATTTCCCGGATTTTAAAATCAAAGTGGTTTCTAGTTTTCCCCAACTGAAAGTTCAGTGGGTGAACGCGTTTCCCAATCGTTGTGGACAATGGCAGTTTGTTGAGCATTTTCCAGATTTTACGGTGCAGTTTGTTGAACATTTTCCAGATTTTACGGTGCAGTTTGTTGAACATTTTTCGGGTGTTTCTGCTGTGTCAGGAGGGGGGAATTTGTGACTTCCTCCCGACGCTTCTCTATAGGGCAAGCACTGGGCAACTGGGGCGGATTAGCTAAAAAATATCGGCGGGATCGGCTGCATCTAAACGTCGTACAGCAATCACTCCTGAACCAATACACATCACTAAGGTTAAGTTAAAAACTAAACTGGCTTTTTGTGCATCCATTTGCACGGGTAAGCTGGTTGAATCGGCTGTGACAGAATATAAGGCAGTGGAGAGTAAAAAACCCGGAATATAGCCCACAACGGCTAAGATAATGGCTTCTTGAAAGACAACTTTCAGTAAATAAGAAGACTTGTAACCCATTGCTTTTAATGTGGCATATTCAGGCAAATGATCGGAAACGTCGGTATAGAGAATCTGGTAGACAATCACCATACCAACAATAAACCCCATGCCTGCCCCAAGGGAGAAAATAAAACCAATGGCGGTGCTTTCTTGCCAGTAGGATTTTTCAAAATCA contains the following coding sequences:
- a CDS encoding aldo/keto reductase, giving the protein MDYRRFGKTELPLSVFSLGTMRCLSGFEPFHQTLHRAIAGGINHLETAQGYGQSEVFLGRSLHTGLPLPREQLYITTKIPPHPDPKQFQTQLDQSLSRLQVDYVDGLAIHGINTPEHLQWICAPKGCLDVLEAAQRAGKVKFVGFSTHGPLELIQQAIATQAFSFVNLHYYYFFQRNAPILDLAQEQDLGVFIISPLDKGGQLYQPPEQLTQLCSPLSPMVFNYQFLLGDPRITTLSVGAAQPQDLDLVLQLNAGDAAQLREIQQRLERVLEEQLGTDLCRQCYACLPCPERISIPEVLRLRNLAIAYNMTQFGQYRYGMFGNAGHWFPGRTANHCTDCGDCLPRCPEQLDIPRLLRDSHQRLKGTSRRRLWG
- a CDS encoding bifunctional nuclease family protein encodes the protein MIEMKVAGIALDAVTRSPIVLLKDGSDRRALPIYIGQEQAKSIMGALENQRPPRPLTHDLLSNILDVWEMSLSKVVIHSLQDNTFYAVLCLTKGEETREVDCRPSDAIALALRTGSPIWVMEEVIADASIPVDRDADEEEREAFRNFIANLRPEDFIERDRHQSSES
- a CDS encoding DevA family ABC transporter ATP-binding protein, which encodes MKPIIEIHNLDFFFGQGALKKQILFNIHLILYSGEIVIMKGPSGSGKTTLLTLMGGLRSPHSGSLKVLGQELVGANRRQMVKIRRNIGYIFQAHNLLNSLTARQNVQMSIELHPYSEKEAKQRSIEILKAVGLEDHVNYYPAQLSGGQKQRVAIARALVSHPKLVLADEPTASLDSKSGRDVVELMQKLAQEQGCSILLVTHDDRILDVADRIVEMEDGHLTEQVLITPTPKISVTNHQTYLSTGG
- a CDS encoding Uma2 family endonuclease; translated protein: MTISLDCEIFYPDSDGQPMADNTLQFRWIVLIKENLDLLFADQPDVFVAGDLLWYPVEGHPEIRVAPDALVAFGRPKGERGSYKQWEEGNIAPQVVFEILSPGNRSGEMSKKQQFYDDYGVEEYYIYNPDRNNLQGFCRTEAGLRGIEEIQNWTSPRLGIRFVVTATTLELYRPDGRGFLSFLELEQRAEQADQRAELERQRAEQADRRAEQADQRAELERQQAELERQRAEQADQRAEQADQRAERLAAQLRALGIDPES
- a CDS encoding acyl-CoA dehydrogenase family protein — protein: MVEFITSSSPVLAILETALTEIASTPEELEQDASALSGAIQILGRHNLLALRVPQRYGGRELGDLDWFCYQEAIAKYSGTLAFVQTQQQTAAAFLAGGENNPLKQQHLAQISQGHLALGVGFAHLRRETPPLKAIPTQSGYLLTGQIPWLTGVNIFTQAIIAATLPDTTILLTIIPLQTTTQTTGGSLTLSPPLNLAAMSGSHTVQADLQQWFVPHNQVISHKPANWLTQKDQQGILNPTPLILGCAQAGLAILEQARHKQDSPTLHHTLQKLTHNVLECRQTIREAQQCAHYPLEEKYNLRARAIHLATRCAHAAVIVSRGTANLSTHPAQRIYREALVFTVTGQTTAILDATLRQLIS